One genomic window of Geoanaerobacter pelophilus includes the following:
- a CDS encoding capsule assembly Wzi family protein, which yields MLFFVAMLVVFLWHSKAYALSSANIPLSSPVYIYLEKLAGMGLITTDIKGIRPYSKAESVRLVLEAEKNIEAHNTSFPELAHDLVARIRELLPREVFLRSATLDKPELIDYNLISSMRLNYVYLDGIARDYSRPVFISGHQSAFGFIGGDLRPEPGYVGQQSGTEGTPLAENNNGVFYKHGNNVELRWTLEGYISDKITALIEPMILSSGGDTLVRMNRSYLKLGGGGGELEVGRDENWFGPGHRGALTLSSNAQNFDQLKISSPEPLNVAWIKNWIGDLKYSIVLSRFDDTDTGTANQRRPYFIGAKLSVKPYYWFEWGINFVRQQGGPGFSGKTSIKDEIFGGGDTNHNNSIAGIDLRFRIPWFYNTEVYGEYVGEDSALFWPFVESYVAGIYAPCLSTYCHDDLRFEYFWGNPMLYTDAKFPRGYTYHNITPGHFQGGGAQDFFFSYSHWFSARNNLAFEYSYTQRGVTGKTTGQNEEQVNALRGRWRLPVYGFWNAEIMYGWEHVNNYNLLPGAKQTNQIVNLGLSYRY from the coding sequence ATGTTATTCTTTGTTGCCATGCTTGTAGTATTTTTGTGGCACTCAAAAGCATATGCACTCTCCTCTGCAAATATCCCCTTGTCGAGTCCAGTATATATCTATTTAGAAAAATTGGCTGGAATGGGTCTGATTACTACCGATATCAAAGGAATCAGGCCTTATTCCAAGGCTGAGAGTGTTCGGTTGGTGTTAGAAGCGGAAAAGAATATTGAAGCTCACAATACGTCTTTCCCTGAACTTGCACATGACTTGGTGGCTCGAATCCGAGAGCTTTTACCTCGTGAGGTTTTCCTCAGATCTGCAACGTTAGATAAGCCCGAGTTGATAGATTACAACCTGATATCTTCCATGCGGTTGAACTATGTTTACCTTGATGGGATAGCACGTGATTACAGTCGGCCAGTTTTTATCAGTGGCCATCAGTCTGCATTCGGTTTTATCGGTGGAGATTTGAGACCTGAGCCCGGATATGTCGGACAACAAAGCGGCACCGAAGGTACTCCACTAGCTGAAAACAATAATGGTGTTTTTTATAAACACGGCAACAATGTTGAGTTACGTTGGACCTTAGAAGGCTATATTAGTGATAAAATAACTGCGTTGATTGAACCAATGATTTTGTCATCCGGTGGTGATACTTTAGTTAGAATGAACCGGAGCTATTTAAAGCTTGGCGGCGGTGGAGGTGAGTTGGAGGTTGGTCGTGATGAGAACTGGTTCGGACCTGGTCATCGAGGAGCATTGACCTTATCTAGTAATGCCCAAAATTTTGATCAACTTAAAATATCCAGTCCTGAACCACTAAATGTTGCATGGATCAAAAATTGGATAGGGGATTTAAAGTACTCCATAGTATTATCCCGTTTTGATGATACTGATACTGGGACAGCCAATCAACGTCGCCCATACTTCATTGGTGCTAAGCTATCAGTGAAGCCATACTACTGGTTTGAATGGGGAATCAACTTTGTGCGTCAGCAGGGAGGGCCGGGTTTTAGTGGTAAGACTAGTATTAAAGATGAAATATTTGGAGGTGGGGACACAAATCACAACAATTCTATAGCTGGAATTGATCTTCGCTTCCGCATTCCGTGGTTTTACAACACCGAGGTCTATGGGGAATATGTTGGCGAAGACTCAGCCTTGTTTTGGCCGTTCGTGGAGAGCTATGTTGCTGGGATATATGCTCCTTGCTTATCAACGTACTGCCATGATGATCTTCGCTTCGAATATTTTTGGGGCAACCCTATGCTGTATACAGATGCCAAGTTCCCTCGTGGTTATACATACCATAACATTACGCCCGGACATTTCCAAGGAGGCGGTGCACAGGATTTTTTCTTCAGTTATAGCCACTGGTTTTCAGCGCGTAATAATCTGGCATTTGAGTATTCTTATACCCAGCGTGGAGTTACTGGAAAGACTACTGGGCAGAATGAGGAGCAGGTCAATGCCCTTCGAGGACGGTGGCGTCTGCCGGTTTACGGTTTTTGGAACGCAGAGATAATGTACGGTTGGGAACATGTAAATAATTATAATTTATTACCGGGAGCAAAGCAGACAAACCAGATTGTCAATTTGGGACTTAGTTATAGGTATTGA
- the galE gene encoding UDP-glucose 4-epimerase GalE codes for MKNVLVTGGCGYIGSHVVRQLAEAGYKVVVYDNLSTGFADALINGETLVQGDLADTASLDALLAEFGFRTVLHFAAAIVAPESVTDPLKYYANNTRNTLNLLQACVKHKVERFVFSSTAAVYGMPANGIASEESPTEPINPYGTSKLMSEWMLRDTAAAHPMKYVALRYFNVAGADPQARMGQRTPEATHLIKVSCQAALGMRDKVCIYGTDYQTHDGTGIRDYIHIEDLASAHLYALDYLEKGGESTRINVGYGCGSSVREVVAMVKKVSGVDFTVVESERRPGDPAELVAKADNIRAVLGWSPKHADLETIVADAWRWESKLARRNS; via the coding sequence ATGAAAAATGTTCTGGTAACAGGCGGTTGCGGCTATATTGGCAGCCATGTGGTACGTCAGCTTGCAGAGGCTGGCTACAAGGTTGTGGTGTATGACAATCTCTCGACCGGTTTTGCTGACGCACTTATTAATGGAGAGACGTTGGTGCAGGGAGATCTTGCGGACACGGCATCACTCGACGCGCTGTTGGCCGAATTCGGTTTCCGTACCGTGCTCCATTTTGCTGCAGCAATTGTTGCGCCGGAGTCGGTGACCGATCCCTTGAAATATTACGCAAACAACACCAGAAATACCCTGAATCTGCTTCAGGCCTGCGTAAAGCACAAGGTTGAACGGTTTGTTTTCTCAAGTACTGCCGCGGTTTACGGGATGCCGGCCAATGGTATTGCCTCTGAAGAGAGCCCGACGGAACCAATTAATCCATATGGTACCTCAAAACTTATGAGTGAATGGATGCTCCGTGATACCGCTGCTGCGCATCCTATGAAGTATGTGGCTCTGCGCTATTTTAATGTTGCCGGGGCTGACCCGCAGGCAAGAATGGGGCAGCGGACCCCTGAGGCAACCCATCTGATCAAGGTCAGCTGCCAGGCAGCCCTGGGGATGAGAGACAAAGTCTGCATCTATGGCACTGATTACCAGACTCACGACGGGACCGGTATCAGGGATTACATCCATATCGAGGATCTTGCCTCAGCCCATCTTTATGCACTTGACTACCTGGAAAAAGGAGGCGAGTCGACTCGTATTAATGTGGGCTATGGCTGTGGATCGTCTGTGCGAGAAGTAGTAGCGATGGTCAAGAAGGTGAGTGGCGTGGACTTCACTGTTGTCGAGTCAGAACGCCGCCCCGGCGACCCTGCAGAGCTTGTGGCAAAGGCGGACAATATCAGGGCAGTGCTTGGCTGGTCGCCGAAACACGCGGACCTGGAGACTATTGTTGCTGATGCCTGGCGGTGGGAGAGCAAGCTGGCGAGGAGAAACTCATGA
- a CDS encoding acyltransferase has protein sequence MFDGTYLKENFIRISPDVKLGKGVKIFSFVNMYGCVIDDDTKVGAFVEIQKGAKIGKNCKISSHTFICEGVTIEDEVFIGHNVTFINDLYPRSANDDGSLQTEADWQVVPTFIKKGASVGSSVTILAGVTIGENAIVGAGAVVTKDVPPNTIVAGVPATFIREI, from the coding sequence ATGTTTGATGGTACATATTTGAAAGAAAACTTTATCCGCATATCACCTGATGTAAAACTTGGGAAAGGAGTGAAAATTTTCTCCTTCGTAAATATGTATGGGTGTGTAATAGATGATGATACGAAGGTCGGTGCATTTGTGGAAATACAGAAAGGCGCTAAGATTGGGAAAAACTGTAAAATCTCCTCACATACGTTTATTTGTGAAGGCGTTACTATTGAAGATGAAGTTTTTATTGGTCATAATGTAACCTTCATAAACGACCTCTATCCGCGCTCCGCCAATGATGATGGTAGCTTGCAGACAGAAGCTGACTGGCAAGTTGTGCCGACATTCATCAAAAAAGGCGCTTCTGTAGGCTCATCTGTAACGATTCTCGCAGGAGTCACTATAGGGGAAAATGCGATTGTAGGTGCTGGGGCTGTCGTGACAAAGGACGTCCCTCCCAATACGATTGTTGCCGGAGTGCCTGCGACTTTTATACGAGAAATATAA
- a CDS encoding Gfo/Idh/MocA family protein, translating to MKFAVVGLGYWGPNLVRNFQAHPQITSVIACDEREQRLEFARSRFPGISTCNSIDALIQDPDLKAVAIATPVNTHYDLAKKILEAGKHVWVEKPFTASSNHARHLIEIAKQNNRVIFVDHTFLYTGAVRKIKEVLDKGELGDVLYFDSVRINLGLFQHDVNVMWDLAPHDLSIMSYLVGKKPYAVSANGIANFNGMENVAHLSVYFEGNCFAHFHVNWTSPVKIRRMIMGGTKKMMVFDDMENFDKVKIYDTGVAINTEEGVHQALVEYRTGDMYSPKVNQTEALSLATSEFVNAIIEGRKPLTDGDNGLYVIRILEAAEESIKNKGQLVLLS from the coding sequence ATGAAATTTGCCGTCGTAGGGCTCGGATACTGGGGGCCAAATCTTGTTAGAAATTTTCAGGCTCATCCGCAAATAACTTCTGTCATTGCCTGCGATGAACGCGAACAGAGACTTGAGTTTGCGCGTTCGAGGTTCCCTGGTATTAGTACATGCAACAGCATTGATGCTCTCATCCAGGACCCTGACTTAAAAGCTGTTGCAATTGCAACACCGGTAAATACCCATTACGACCTTGCTAAAAAAATTCTTGAAGCTGGCAAGCATGTCTGGGTTGAGAAACCCTTCACCGCATCATCCAATCATGCACGACATCTCATAGAAATCGCCAAGCAGAACAATCGGGTTATTTTTGTGGATCACACATTTCTCTATACCGGGGCGGTTCGCAAGATAAAAGAGGTTTTGGATAAAGGTGAACTTGGAGACGTGCTGTATTTTGATTCTGTCAGAATCAACCTTGGGTTGTTCCAACATGACGTGAACGTGATGTGGGACCTCGCACCTCATGATCTCTCGATTATGAGCTATTTGGTAGGCAAAAAACCTTATGCTGTTTCAGCAAACGGAATTGCAAATTTTAATGGGATGGAGAATGTGGCCCATCTGTCTGTTTATTTTGAAGGAAATTGTTTCGCACATTTCCATGTTAACTGGACGTCACCAGTCAAAATTAGGCGGATGATAATGGGTGGAACAAAAAAGATGATGGTTTTTGACGATATGGAGAACTTTGATAAAGTCAAAATTTATGATACCGGTGTCGCGATTAACACTGAAGAAGGCGTTCATCAAGCCTTGGTTGAATACCGAACAGGAGATATGTACTCTCCAAAAGTTAATCAAACAGAGGCTCTCAGCCTAGCTACTTCTGAATTTGTAAACGCCATAATTGAGGGTCGCAAACCACTTACGGACGGTGATAATGGGCTCTATGTCATAAGAATTCTTGAGGCCGCCGAGGAATCAATAAAAAATAAAGGACAACTGGTTTTGTTGAGTTAA
- a CDS encoding glycosyltransferase family 2 protein yields the protein MNREVICLDKRYSTTRRIVRTFPTSTNCLKTRPLLEGGLRIKGFSKIGGVPDKPLISIVMAVLNRSWCVKRLIESVLNQSYDNVEFIVVDGGSTDGTVEILEQYNNQIDYWVSEPDSGIYAALNKGITLSTGDWINIQGSDDRLYNSLHLIAKNLKCTSTVYYGDLYYQYRLKWRGHGKISKYSILNNKFAHHAMFFSKNFFNEYKYNEYYELAADAYLVIQSFAEGKFRFSYLPILVADFDDLNGSSARLFDDRFYADRFKICNEFYPKYLVRLVWMRQLLVDMAYSLRVAKTVKTILNFLFKTAYCLDPPFRSNSNGERVSV from the coding sequence ATGAACCGTGAAGTTATTTGCTTGGACAAGCGCTATTCGACAACTAGAAGAATTGTTCGAACTTTTCCTACATCTACAAATTGTTTGAAGACCAGACCTCTTTTAGAAGGTGGATTGAGAATAAAAGGATTTTCAAAGATTGGAGGAGTTCCAGATAAACCACTGATTAGCATTGTAATGGCGGTATTAAACAGGTCTTGGTGTGTGAAGAGGCTGATTGAAAGTGTTCTTAATCAGTCATACGACAATGTAGAATTTATCGTTGTTGATGGCGGTTCGACAGACGGTACCGTAGAGATATTGGAGCAATATAATAATCAGATAGATTATTGGGTTAGTGAGCCCGACAGTGGCATATATGCAGCTCTAAACAAGGGAATAACTCTTTCGACAGGAGACTGGATTAATATTCAGGGCTCAGACGACAGGCTTTACAATTCGCTACATTTAATTGCTAAAAACCTGAAGTGCACATCAACAGTATATTATGGAGATCTTTATTATCAGTACAGACTTAAGTGGAGAGGACACGGAAAAATCTCGAAATACAGCATTCTCAATAATAAGTTTGCTCATCATGCAATGTTTTTCTCTAAAAATTTCTTTAATGAATATAAATACAATGAATATTATGAACTCGCTGCTGATGCTTATTTAGTGATTCAAAGCTTTGCTGAGGGGAAATTTAGGTTTTCATATTTGCCAATACTCGTTGCGGATTTCGATGACCTTAATGGTTCCAGTGCGCGTTTATTTGACGATCGGTTTTATGCCGATAGATTCAAGATTTGTAATGAATTCTATCCTAAATATCTTGTAAGGCTTGTCTGGATGCGACAACTGCTTGTTGATATGGCCTATAGTCTTCGCGTCGCGAAAACTGTCAAGACGATTCTAAACTTTTTATTTAAAACCGCGTATTGTCTTGACCCCCCTTTTCGATCAAACAGTAACGGTGAAAGAGTTTCAGTATAA